CGTCCTTCTCCCGTTGATCACTGCCGACCTGACGTCCACAGCATGGGGCGCGGGGACCTGGCGACGCCGGGTACGTATCTGCGATCCGGTGGGGCGGCCGCGCAGGACGGTTTCGCGAGGTCCCCGCTTCGCCGCGCTCGCCCCGGGACGGCTGGCCAGGGCCCCGCAGGAGTGGGCCGTGGTGGTCGGTCCGCGCACGCGACGGACGGTCCGGAGGCTGGGCAGTCCGGTGCCGATGCGAACCGTCAGCCACGGGCATGGCAGTCTTAGACCTGCGTAATCGGCAATCACGTACACAGGTTCGGGCGAGGAGCGGTCACAGTGCAGCGCTGGCGTGGCTTGGAGGACATCCCCCAGGACTGGGGACGCAGCGTCGTCACCATCGGCTCCTACGACGGAGTGCACCGCGGACACCAGCTGATCATCGGGCGGACGGTGGAGCGGGCGCGTGAGCTCGGCGTGCAGTCGGTCGTCGTCACCTTCGACCCGCACCCGAGCGAGGTCGTACGGCCCGGCAGCCACCCGCCGCTGCTCGCACCGCACCACCGGCGGGCCGAGCTGATGGCGGAGCTCGGCGTCGACGCGGTGCTCATCCTCCCCTTCACCACCGAGTTCTCGAAGCTGTCGCCGGCCGACTTCATCGTGAAGGTGCTGGTCGACAAGCTCCACGCGCGCGCGGTCATCGAGGGACCGAACTTCCGCTTCGGCCACAAGGCGGCCGGGAATGTCGCGTACCTGGCCGAGCTCGGCGCGACGTACGACTACGAGGTCGAGCTCGTCGACCTGTTCGTGAGCGGCGCGGCCGGTGGCGGCGAGCCGTTCTCCTCGACCCTCACGCGCCGCCTCGTCGCGGAGGGCGACGTCGAGGGCGCCGCCGAGATCCTCGGCCGCCCTCACCAGGTCGAGGGCGTGGTGGTGCGCGGCGCGCAGCGCGGCCGCGAGCTGGGCTACCCGACGGCGAACGTGGAGACGCTGCCGCATACAGCGATCCCGGCGGACGGGGTGTACGCGGGGTGGCTGACGGCGGACGGCGAGCGGATGCCGGCGGCGATCTCGGTGGGCACGAATCCGCAGTTCGACGGCACGGAGCGGACGGTGGAGGCGTACGCCATCGACCGCGTGGGCCTTGATCTGTACGGGCTGCATGTGGCGGTGGACTTCCTGGCGTATGTGCGGGGCCAGGAGAAGTTCGACTCGATCGAGGCGCTGCTCGAGGCGATCGGCGCGGACGTGAAGCGCTGCCGCGAGCTCATCGGCGCCGCCTGAGACTCCTGTCCGGTGGCCCGGGCCCGGACCACCGGACGACCACCGGCTAGTCCCGTCCGGCCCAGTGGCAGGCCACCTGGGCGCTCGCGGCGCCGGCCAGGACGGGTAGGTCCTTCGAACGGCAGCTGTCCGCCACTCCCGCCCGCTCCGCCTCGCCCGACGCCAGCACCTGGCAGCGCACATGGAAACGGCAGCCGGCCGGGATCCGGGACGGGTCCGGCGGCTCGCCCGTCAGCACCACAGGCGCACCGTCCGATTCCGGCAGGACCGACAGCAGGGCCTGCGTGTACGGGTGCTGAGGGTTCGTCAGCACGTCCTCGACCGAGCCCGACTCCACGATCCGGCCCAGGTACATCACCGCGACGCGGTCCGCGATGTTCCACGCGAGGCCCAGGTCATGGGTCACCACCAGTGCGGACAGACCCAGTTCGTCCCGCAGGCGCAGCAGCAGCGCCAGGATCTCGCCGCGTACGGACGCGTCCAGCGATGCCACCGGCTCGTCGGCGACGATCAGTTCGGGCCGCAGAACCAGCGCGCCGGCGATGACCACGCGCTGGCGCTGGCCACCGGAGAGCTCGTGCGGGTAGCGCAGGAAGAAGCGCTCGGGAGGCCGCAGCCCGGCCCGGGAGAGCGCCTCGGCGACGGCCTCGCGCTCGTCCCCGGCGTACTCGTGGATCCGCAGGCCCTCCGCCACCGCGTCGTACACGGTGTGCCGTGGGTTGAGGGAGCCGCTCGGATCCTGGAGCACCAGCTGGACGCGCTTGCGGTAGGTCTTGAGCGCTCGTGAGCCGTAGCCGAGAGGCTTGCCGCCGAAGGTGACCCGCCCCGACGTGGGCTGCACCAGGCCGAGCAGCGAGCGGGCCAGCGTCGTCTTGCCGCAGCCGGACTCGCCGACCAGGGCGACGATCTCGCCCGCGCCGATGTCCAGGTCGACGCCGTCGACGGCACGGGCGGAAGGGCCGCCGCGCCGGCCGGGGAACGTGACATTCAGACCGGCTGCCGAGAGCAGGGGAGTGGTGGTCATGGCTGGCTCCTGACGGCGCTGTGGGTCGGGCGGTTTCGGCAGGTCGGACGAGGTCACAGCCGCTGCTCCGCCCCCGCCGCCGCGCCCACCCGCACGCACGCCGCCCGATGCCCGACGCCCGCAGTGGCCAGCACCTGGTCCACCTCGGCGCACGCGTCCAGTGCCACCGGGCAGCGCGGGTGAAACGCACAGCCGCCCGGCAGCGCCGACGGGTCCGGCGGATCGCCGGGCAGCCCGCGTGGGGCCCGCCGCGACGCGGCGTCGCCGATCCGCGGGAAGGCCGCGGACAGAGCCTGTCCGTACGGATGTTCCGCCGCGCCGTAGACCGTCCGCGCCGGGCCCTCCTCCACGATCCGGCCCGCGTACATCACCGCCAGTCGGTCGCAGGTGTCG
This portion of the Streptomyces sp. NBC_01750 genome encodes:
- a CDS encoding bifunctional riboflavin kinase/FAD synthetase, which translates into the protein MQRWRGLEDIPQDWGRSVVTIGSYDGVHRGHQLIIGRTVERARELGVQSVVVTFDPHPSEVVRPGSHPPLLAPHHRRAELMAELGVDAVLILPFTTEFSKLSPADFIVKVLVDKLHARAVIEGPNFRFGHKAAGNVAYLAELGATYDYEVELVDLFVSGAAGGGEPFSSTLTRRLVAEGDVEGAAEILGRPHQVEGVVVRGAQRGRELGYPTANVETLPHTAIPADGVYAGWLTADGERMPAAISVGTNPQFDGTERTVEAYAIDRVGLDLYGLHVAVDFLAYVRGQEKFDSIEALLEAIGADVKRCRELIGAA
- a CDS encoding ABC transporter ATP-binding protein, producing the protein MTTTPLLSAAGLNVTFPGRRGGPSARAVDGVDLDIGAGEIVALVGESGCGKTTLARSLLGLVQPTSGRVTFGGKPLGYGSRALKTYRKRVQLVLQDPSGSLNPRHTVYDAVAEGLRIHEYAGDEREAVAEALSRAGLRPPERFFLRYPHELSGGQRQRVVIAGALVLRPELIVADEPVASLDASVRGEILALLLRLRDELGLSALVVTHDLGLAWNIADRVAVMYLGRIVESGSVEDVLTNPQHPYTQALLSVLPESDGAPVVLTGEPPDPSRIPAGCRFHVRCQVLASGEAERAGVADSCRSKDLPVLAGAASAQVACHWAGRD